The following coding sequences are from one Desulfuromonas sp. TF window:
- a CDS encoding sensor domain-containing diguanylate cyclase yields MAQLELFEEEAKGLRAILTVAQVVVSSLELDEVLQNILCSAMGIMDMPAGSIALYEEESRNLTLHAHEGLSPTFTSRGRWQVKKGGLTHRILEAGEPLVVEDTSEAAFFNNPLALDEGIRCLIAAPLQIQKKIVGILYLNDFVPRRFSKPLLQLLSILGSFATMSIDNARLHQQTVHMACTDGLTGLYNHRQFKKMLKDEISRTKRYGNPLSLIMLDVDDFKKFNDTYGHPAGDKVLTTVAGILRDLSRESDLAFRYGGEEFVVILPETSIDEALVAAERIRRVIESDSVPDLHGAVKSGVTVSAGVASYPSDGDSAENLLKTVDELLFQAKEQGKNKIHHLPS; encoded by the coding sequence ATGGCCCAGCTTGAACTTTTCGAAGAGGAAGCAAAAGGGTTGCGCGCCATTCTGACTGTGGCCCAGGTCGTGGTCTCGTCGTTGGAGCTCGATGAGGTGCTGCAGAACATCCTGTGCAGCGCCATGGGGATCATGGACATGCCGGCCGGCAGCATCGCTCTTTATGAGGAGGAGTCACGGAACCTGACTCTCCATGCCCATGAGGGACTGAGCCCCACATTCACTTCCAGGGGCCGCTGGCAAGTCAAAAAAGGGGGACTCACCCATCGGATACTGGAGGCGGGGGAGCCCCTGGTTGTCGAGGACACCTCCGAGGCCGCATTCTTCAACAATCCCTTGGCACTCGATGAAGGGATCAGATGCCTGATTGCCGCTCCCCTTCAGATACAGAAGAAAATCGTGGGGATCCTCTATCTCAACGATTTTGTTCCGCGGCGGTTTTCCAAGCCACTGCTGCAGCTGCTGTCGATTCTCGGCTCGTTTGCCACCATGAGCATCGACAACGCCCGCCTTCACCAGCAAACCGTCCATATGGCCTGCACCGACGGTCTGACGGGACTGTACAATCATCGCCAGTTCAAAAAGATGCTCAAGGATGAGATATCCCGGACGAAGCGCTACGGGAACCCTCTTTCTCTGATCATGCTCGATGTGGACGATTTCAAGAAGTTCAACGACACCTATGGCCATCCCGCCGGGGACAAGGTGCTGACGACCGTGGCAGGTATCCTGCGGGATCTCTCTCGCGAGAGCGATCTGGCCTTCCGTTACGGGGGGGAAGAGTTTGTGGTCATTCTCCCCGAAACCTCCATTGACGAGGCGTTGGTGGCGGCCGAACGCATCCGCCGGGTCATTGAGTCCGATTCCGTTCCAGATCTGCACGGAGCGGTCAAGTCGGGGGTGACGGTCAGCGCAGGGGTGGCTTCATATCCCAGCGACGGCGATAGTGCCGAGAACCTGCTTAAGACCGTCGACGAACTTCTTTTCCAGGCCAAGGAGCAGGGAAAGAACAAGATTCATCACCTGCCCTCCTGA
- the pdxH gene encoding pyridoxamine 5'-phosphate oxidase, whose protein sequence is MKNWPRTPLLRNSLEPNPISQFIRWLREAEQAEVPLPNAMTLATSSRQGKPSARVVLLKEVDERGFVFFTNYESRKAQELRENPLASLVFCWLPLSRQVRVEGIVEQSGAAESDLYFSGRPRGYQLGAHASPQSEIIRDRSSLEKRFKDLTRKFEGQDVPRPLHWGGYRVVPGVMEFWQEGENRLHDRLRYRRDEAGNWVIERLAP, encoded by the coding sequence ATGAAAAATTGGCCGAGGACACCGCTGCTCCGGAATAGCTTGGAACCCAATCCAATCTCGCAGTTTATCAGGTGGCTTCGTGAAGCCGAGCAGGCCGAAGTCCCGCTTCCAAATGCCATGACGCTCGCCACTTCGAGCCGACAGGGAAAGCCATCGGCCCGGGTCGTACTGCTCAAGGAGGTTGATGAGCGCGGTTTTGTCTTTTTCACCAACTACGAGAGTCGAAAAGCACAGGAACTACGGGAAAATCCATTGGCTTCTCTCGTGTTCTGCTGGCTGCCTTTATCCCGTCAGGTTCGGGTCGAAGGGATTGTGGAACAATCGGGTGCCGCCGAATCCGATCTTTACTTTTCCGGCCGACCCAGGGGTTATCAACTCGGCGCCCATGCTTCGCCCCAGAGCGAGATCATCAGAGACCGTTCTTCCCTGGAAAAGCGGTTCAAGGATCTGACCCGGAAATTTGAAGGGCAGGACGTTCCCCGCCCCCTTCATTGGGGCGGCTACCGAGTCGTCCCCGGAGTGATGGAGTTCTGGCAGGAAGGGGAAAACCGCCTCCATGACAGGTTGCGCTATCGGCGTGACGAGGCAGGAAACTGGGTGATAGAGCGCCTGGCCCCATGA
- a CDS encoding tyrosine-protein phosphatase gives MELLRSLTRLLLRPMTPVLLAAMLLTGSATFAATEIHPFSSDGCSLFPDGTLNDRTRWCDCCFSHDMAYWQGGSEAERLATDEALRGCVQERTGDATLAQAMYLGVRAGGIPAFPAWYRWGYGWDYGRGYKELNAIEKEQVKRQLQAYAEDHPQNYCQDDQAEQDGRPSAWASPLPSAQLKNFYRLDSKVYRAAQPSAVGFAELKALGISNVLNLREHHIDSGEETAGMNLFRVPMAAGSVTTDQVIAALRIISNSDGPILIHCWHGSDRTGLVSAMYRIVFQGWEKEAAILELTDGGYGYHAFFYGNIPKLIRAADIAAIRKAVLAPEIKQQDKTAVSGLLLDIK, from the coding sequence ATGGAACTCTTACGATCCCTGACCCGCCTTTTGCTGCGCCCCATGACCCCTGTGCTGTTGGCGGCCATGCTGCTGACGGGTTCCGCCACTTTCGCTGCCACCGAAATCCACCCCTTCAGCAGCGACGGCTGCAGCCTCTTCCCCGACGGCACCCTCAACGACCGCACCAGGTGGTGCGACTGCTGTTTCAGCCATGATATGGCCTACTGGCAGGGGGGAAGCGAAGCGGAGCGCCTTGCGACGGACGAAGCCCTGCGCGGCTGCGTCCAGGAGCGGACTGGCGATGCGACCCTGGCGCAAGCCATGTATCTCGGCGTTCGCGCCGGCGGCATCCCGGCCTTTCCCGCCTGGTACCGCTGGGGCTACGGCTGGGACTACGGACGTGGCTACAAGGAACTGAACGCGATCGAGAAGGAGCAGGTCAAGCGGCAGCTCCAGGCCTATGCGGAGGACCATCCGCAAAACTACTGCCAGGACGACCAGGCTGAACAGGACGGACGCCCCTCCGCCTGGGCGAGCCCCCTCCCCTCCGCGCAGCTTAAGAACTTCTACCGCCTCGACTCCAAGGTCTACCGGGCGGCGCAGCCCAGCGCCGTGGGGTTCGCCGAGCTCAAGGCGCTCGGCATCAGCAATGTCCTCAACCTGCGCGAACACCACATCGACAGCGGCGAGGAAACCGCGGGGATGAACCTCTTCCGGGTGCCGATGGCGGCCGGATCCGTCACCACCGACCAGGTCATTGCGGCGCTTCGCATCATCAGCAACAGCGACGGACCGATCCTGATCCACTGCTGGCACGGCTCCGACCGCACAGGTCTGGTCAGCGCCATGTACCGGATCGTCTTCCAAGGGTGGGAGAAGGAAGCTGCCATCCTCGAATTGACCGATGGCGGCTACGGTTACCACGCCTTCTTTTACGGCAACATCCCGAAGCTCATTCGCGCGGCCGATATCGCGGCGATCAGAAAGGCGGTCCTGGCGCCGGAGATAAAACAACAGGATAAAACAGCAGTGTCAGGTCTACTCCTTGACATCAAATGA
- a CDS encoding DUF4197 domain-containing protein: protein MSLRNNDWIKVAAIIAIATLLLPSPSWSQTDWLQRGRELFGMPEKGSNAVTTSQVAAGLKEALRVGSENVVGKLGRPDGFAADPAIHIPLPKSLQTVQTTLKPLGMAYLLDDLELKLNRAAEQATPKAKGLFWTAIEQMTLDDVMGIYNGPPDAATRYFQKKMSVPLGEEMRPIVDQTLDQTGAVQAYDNVMGKYRNVPFVPDVRTDLTGYVVEQGMNGIFHYLAEEEAAIRMDPAKRTTELLKTVFGSK from the coding sequence ATGTCCCTACGGAATAACGATTGGATAAAAGTCGCCGCAATCATCGCCATTGCAACCCTGCTCTTGCCGTCGCCTTCATGGTCCCAGACCGATTGGCTGCAGAGAGGGCGGGAGCTGTTCGGTATGCCCGAAAAGGGGTCCAACGCCGTCACCACCTCCCAGGTCGCTGCCGGACTCAAGGAGGCCCTGCGGGTCGGAAGCGAAAATGTCGTCGGCAAACTCGGCCGTCCCGACGGCTTTGCTGCCGACCCGGCCATCCATATCCCGCTGCCAAAAAGCCTTCAAACCGTTCAGACGACCCTCAAACCGCTCGGCATGGCCTATCTGCTCGACGATCTGGAATTGAAGCTGAACCGCGCCGCCGAACAGGCGACCCCGAAGGCGAAGGGGCTCTTCTGGACGGCTATCGAGCAGATGACTCTCGATGATGTGATGGGGATTTACAACGGACCGCCGGATGCGGCAACCCGCTATTTCCAGAAAAAGATGTCTGTGCCGCTCGGGGAGGAAATGCGGCCGATTGTGGACCAGACGCTCGATCAGACAGGGGCTGTGCAGGCCTACGACAACGTCATGGGGAAATACCGGAACGTTCCTTTTGTCCCCGACGTCAGGACCGACCTGACCGGCTATGTCGTCGAGCAGGGAATGAATGGCATTTTCCACTATCTGGCCGAGGAGGAGGCCGCCATCCGGATGGATCCGGCCAAGCGCACTACCGAGTTGCTCAAAACCGTCTTCGGCTCGAAATAG
- a CDS encoding DpnII family type II restriction endonuclease: protein MKRYRQTLDEILEHLSPVEASWRDDHADAVIRELEDFPVKTAYTRNDLIGMFDLDTTNRKRFDADLTVVRLFLDMSKDEFTAELRDRLGKGIGIKKALQNSDQFFGALEELGLLDRIAAAVNRPLVWSDLMVERLKGGRGSAIKGQRRGRFLEDFVEGKIIRVFGENAYDLRCSFLGATGISSEKADFAIPNRKDPAILVEAKAYGATGSKQTDVLGDISRIVTEKRHDTHFLLVTDGITWRERTSDLGKLVELQNVGRITRIYTQSMGEQLEEDLRQLKREHGL from the coding sequence ATGAAACGCTACCGGCAAACCCTGGACGAAATCCTTGAGCACCTGTCTCCCGTCGAGGCCAGCTGGCGCGACGATCATGCCGATGCGGTGATCCGGGAGCTGGAAGACTTTCCCGTCAAAACCGCCTACACCCGTAACGACCTGATCGGAATGTTCGATTTGGATACCACCAATCGGAAGCGCTTCGATGCTGACCTGACGGTGGTTCGTCTGTTTCTGGACATGTCCAAGGACGAGTTCACCGCCGAATTGAGGGACCGGCTCGGCAAGGGAATAGGCATCAAGAAAGCTCTTCAGAACTCAGATCAATTCTTTGGCGCACTTGAGGAGTTGGGGCTGCTGGACCGGATTGCTGCAGCGGTGAACCGGCCCTTAGTTTGGAGCGATTTGATGGTGGAACGTCTCAAGGGCGGTCGCGGAAGCGCCATCAAGGGACAGCGCCGTGGTCGCTTCCTGGAGGATTTCGTCGAGGGGAAGATCATCCGCGTCTTCGGAGAAAACGCCTACGACCTTCGCTGCAGCTTTCTCGGCGCCACTGGAATCAGCTCCGAAAAAGCGGATTTCGCCATTCCTAACCGCAAGGATCCGGCCATTCTGGTAGAAGCCAAAGCATACGGCGCCACCGGCAGCAAGCAGACGGACGTCTTGGGCGACATCAGCCGGATCGTCACTGAGAAACGGCATGACACTCATTTCCTGCTGGTAACGGACGGGATCACATGGCGGGAGCGTACCAGCGACTTGGGGAAACTGGTGGAATTGCAAAACGTCGGCAGGATCACACGGATCTATACGCAGTCGATGGGGGAGCAGTTGGAGGAAGATTTAAGGCAGTTGAAAAGGGAGCACGGGTTGTGA
- a CDS encoding type II toxin-antitoxin system Phd/YefM family antitoxin translates to MSITSKDIVPLKEMRARLTELAEDACRGREKIITRNGKAYVALIDARRLDYYHRLERENIHLTLLEEASRGWDDVEKGDLLSVAELKARYGREE, encoded by the coding sequence ATGTCGATCACCAGCAAGGACATCGTCCCTCTCAAGGAGATGCGGGCCCGGCTGACAGAACTGGCCGAAGACGCCTGCCGGGGGCGCGAGAAGATCATCACCCGCAACGGCAAAGCCTATGTCGCCCTTATCGACGCCCGGCGACTCGACTACTATCACCGCCTGGAGCGCGAAAATATCCATCTCACCCTTCTGGAAGAGGCGAGCCGCGGCTGGGATGACGTCGAAAAGGGAGATCTGCTGTCGGTGGCTGAGCTCAAGGCGCGCTACGGCCGCGAAGAATGA
- a CDS encoding type II toxin-antitoxin system RelE/ParE family toxin, with protein sequence MRKAVIRVTRHFAENLDAIKEFLLEADAPGAFSALLDDLFEESIPALERYPELGTDFFRRRASSREASELESALRKRLGSQTALSELIRGDYLILYARRDNDLYLLAIKHHRQLSFDFPEFWEETF encoded by the coding sequence ATGAGAAAAGCCGTCATCCGGGTTACCCGCCACTTCGCTGAGAATCTCGACGCCATCAAGGAGTTCCTGCTCGAAGCCGACGCACCGGGGGCCTTTTCGGCGCTGCTCGACGACCTCTTCGAAGAGAGCATCCCCGCCCTCGAACGCTATCCAGAACTTGGAACCGACTTCTTCCGCCGCCGAGCGTCCTCCCGTGAAGCCTCCGAGTTGGAATCCGCTCTTCGGAAACGCCTTGGTTCCCAGACCGCCCTGAGCGAACTGATCCGCGGCGACTACCTCATCCTCTACGCCCGGCGCGACAACGATCTCTACCTGCTGGCTATCAAGCACCACCGGCAACTCTCCTTCGATTTTCCGGAGTTTTGGGAAGAAACTTTTTAA
- a CDS encoding aminotransferase class V-fold PLP-dependent enzyme translates to MTIYLDNAATSFPKPESVYRAVDQTQRFIGANPGRGGHRLAVDASRLVFSAREAAADFFSIADASRIAFTGSATEAINIALFGLLQPGDRVVTSTMEHNSVTRPLRTLQERGIEVVKVPADRRGFIDPLAIRRACAEKTRMVVLTHCSNVTGTLQPIEEVGPWCRREGILFLVDAAQSAGFFAIDVEAMGIDLLAVPGHKGLLGPQGTGFLYVREGLKPIPLIYGGTGGNSHSELPPETMPERLESGTLNTPGIAGLKAGIDFLKEEGIAAVRAHEQELMARLIQGLREIPGCSIYGPLDPRFHGGALSFNMEGIDPSEVGFILDRDHDIFARVGLHCAPDAHRTIGTFPRGTVRVSPGFFTTSREIDHLVAALSSLSSHFPA, encoded by the coding sequence ATGACGATATATCTCGATAATGCGGCAACCTCCTTCCCAAAGCCGGAATCCGTTTATCGCGCCGTGGATCAGACCCAGCGATTTATCGGGGCTAATCCGGGCCGTGGCGGACACCGCCTCGCCGTGGATGCCAGCCGTCTGGTTTTTTCGGCCCGGGAAGCCGCAGCCGATTTTTTTTCCATCGCCGATGCATCTCGGATCGCCTTCACTGGAAGCGCGACGGAAGCCATCAATATCGCCCTTTTCGGTCTTCTGCAGCCCGGCGATCGGGTGGTGACCTCCACGATGGAGCACAATTCCGTCACCCGTCCCCTGCGGACTCTTCAGGAACGGGGCATCGAGGTGGTCAAGGTCCCCGCCGACCGGCGCGGATTTATCGACCCCCTTGCCATTCGCCGGGCTTGCGCCGAAAAAACCCGCATGGTCGTCCTCACCCACTGCTCCAACGTGACCGGCACTCTTCAGCCCATCGAGGAAGTCGGTCCCTGGTGCCGCCGGGAGGGGATCCTTTTTCTTGTCGACGCCGCCCAGAGCGCGGGTTTTTTCGCCATCGACGTCGAGGCGATGGGAATCGATCTCCTCGCGGTTCCCGGTCACAAGGGACTGCTGGGGCCCCAGGGGACGGGGTTCCTGTATGTCCGGGAGGGTTTGAAGCCGATACCGCTGATTTACGGGGGCACAGGCGGCAATTCCCATTCAGAACTGCCCCCCGAGACGATGCCGGAGCGGCTGGAAAGCGGCACGCTCAACACGCCTGGCATCGCCGGGTTGAAGGCCGGCATCGATTTTCTGAAGGAGGAGGGGATAGCGGCCGTAAGGGCCCATGAACAGGAGCTGATGGCCAGGCTCATTCAGGGCCTGCGTGAGATTCCCGGCTGCAGCATCTATGGCCCTCTCGATCCCCGCTTCCATGGGGGCGCCCTTTCCTTCAATATGGAAGGGATCGATCCTTCCGAGGTCGGTTTTATTCTCGACCGTGACCACGATATCTTCGCCAGGGTTGGACTTCATTGCGCTCCGGATGCGCATCGCACCATTGGCACCTTTCCCCGCGGGACGGTTCGGGTCAGCCCTGGATTTTTCACCACTTCCAGGGAAATAGATCATCTGGTGGCAGCCCTGTCTTCTCTCTCTTCCCATTTTCCGGCTTGA
- a CDS encoding helix-turn-helix transcriptional regulator, whose protein sequence is MNRDHDQIRITVAEVFPEYLGSKSHVALRAYRTREDLTQKELSARTGIPQHHISEMENGKRPIGKERARMLAEALGVGDWRMLVN, encoded by the coding sequence GTGAACAGAGATCATGACCAAATCCGAATTACCGTCGCCGAGGTCTTTCCTGAATATCTCGGCAGTAAGTCGCATGTGGCCTTGCGCGCCTACCGCACTCGCGAGGACCTGACCCAGAAGGAACTATCGGCACGTACAGGCATCCCGCAGCATCACATCAGCGAGATGGAGAACGGCAAGCGCCCCATCGGCAAGGAGCGGGCTCGGATGCTTGCCGAGGCGTTGGGGGTGGGGGATTGGCGGATGCTGGTGAATTAA
- a CDS encoding vitamin B12-dependent ribonucleotide reductase encodes MSAKKLSTALQTPSEAALPLSKNSLTVLERRYLKRDSEGKVLENAVDMFRRVAESIAAAEDRLKTGNDAQALSGEFYRMMTSLEFLPNSPTLMNAGRELGQLSACFVLPIGDSMEEIFESIKQTALIHKSGGGTGFSFSRIRPANDVVMSTKGVSSGPLSFMKVFDAATETIKQGGTRRGANMGILRVDHPDVMDFIMAKRDQNVLTNFNISVGLTEAFMEAVDADGEYDIVSPRTGEALKRMPARKVFEHIVDLAWTNGEPGIIFLDRLNRDNPTPHVGEIEATNPCGEQPLLPYESCNLGSINLAKMVDEKGELDWNKLKEVVRLASRFLDNVIEVNNYPIPQIDEMTRANRKVGLGVMGWADLLILLDIPYDSAEAVQLGEKMMKFITEEARQASIELGEERGAFPNFTGSVFDKKGAKPVRNATSTTIAPTGTISIIANTSSGIEPLFAVSYVRQVLDNDILLEVHPLFEKIAKERGFYSPELMKLIAEHGTVQGIDEIPEDVRRIFVTSHDITPEDHIRMQAAFQKHTDNAVSKTVNFCNTATKEDVSTVYRLAYKKGCKGVTIYRDGSRDMQVLSVGKKEEKKDEKIVPMESHKAGKKRERPRALKGSTYQMETGCGPLYVTINEDNQGLFELFTTMGKAGGCAASQCEAIGRLVSLAWRSGVQARQAVKQMIGITCHKPAGFGDNRITSCADAVAKAIQMHMFHEEDVAHTQAGGACPECGGPVEHEGGCCVCHACGYSECA; translated from the coding sequence ATGAGCGCCAAAAAACTATCAACAGCCTTGCAGACTCCGTCCGAAGCCGCCCTTCCCCTCTCCAAAAACTCCTTGACCGTCCTCGAACGCCGCTATCTGAAGCGGGACAGCGAAGGCAAGGTACTTGAAAACGCTGTCGACATGTTCCGCCGGGTGGCCGAATCCATCGCCGCCGCTGAGGACCGGCTGAAAACCGGCAACGACGCCCAGGCTCTCTCCGGAGAGTTCTACCGGATGATGACTTCGCTGGAGTTTCTCCCGAACTCCCCCACCCTGATGAACGCCGGCCGCGAGCTGGGGCAGCTCAGCGCCTGCTTCGTGCTCCCCATCGGCGATTCGATGGAGGAGATCTTCGAATCGATCAAGCAGACGGCGCTGATCCACAAGAGCGGCGGCGGCACAGGCTTCTCCTTCTCCCGCATCCGCCCGGCAAATGACGTGGTGATGTCGACCAAAGGCGTCTCCTCCGGTCCGCTCTCCTTCATGAAGGTCTTCGACGCCGCCACCGAGACGATCAAGCAGGGCGGTACCCGCCGCGGCGCCAACATGGGTATCCTGCGGGTCGACCATCCTGACGTGATGGACTTCATCATGGCCAAGCGCGACCAGAACGTGCTGACCAACTTCAACATCTCCGTCGGGCTCACCGAGGCCTTCATGGAGGCGGTGGATGCCGACGGCGAGTACGACATCGTCAGCCCCCGTACCGGCGAGGCGCTGAAGAGGATGCCGGCGCGCAAGGTCTTCGAGCACATCGTCGATCTGGCCTGGACCAACGGCGAGCCGGGGATCATCTTCCTCGACCGTCTGAACCGCGACAACCCCACCCCCCACGTTGGTGAGATAGAGGCGACCAACCCCTGCGGCGAGCAGCCCCTGCTCCCCTACGAGAGCTGCAACCTCGGCTCCATCAACCTGGCGAAAATGGTGGACGAGAAGGGAGAGCTCGACTGGAACAAGCTGAAGGAGGTCGTGCGCCTGGCCTCCCGCTTCCTCGACAACGTTATCGAGGTCAACAACTATCCCATCCCGCAGATCGACGAGATGACCCGCGCAAACCGCAAGGTGGGGCTGGGGGTGATGGGCTGGGCCGATCTGCTGATCCTCCTCGACATCCCCTACGACAGCGCCGAGGCGGTCCAGCTCGGCGAAAAGATGATGAAGTTCATCACCGAAGAGGCCCGGCAGGCCTCCATCGAACTCGGCGAGGAGCGCGGCGCCTTCCCCAACTTCACCGGCAGCGTCTTCGACAAAAAAGGGGCCAAACCGGTGCGCAACGCCACCAGCACCACCATCGCACCCACCGGAACCATCTCCATCATCGCCAACACTTCCAGCGGCATCGAGCCCCTCTTCGCCGTCTCCTACGTGCGCCAGGTGCTCGACAACGACATCCTGCTCGAAGTGCATCCCCTCTTCGAGAAGATCGCCAAAGAGCGGGGCTTCTACTCCCCCGAGCTGATGAAGCTCATCGCCGAGCACGGCACGGTGCAGGGAATCGACGAGATCCCCGAGGACGTGCGCCGCATCTTCGTCACCTCCCACGACATCACCCCCGAGGACCACATCCGGATGCAGGCGGCCTTCCAGAAGCACACCGACAACGCCGTCTCCAAGACCGTCAACTTCTGCAATACCGCCACGAAGGAAGACGTCTCCACCGTCTATCGCCTCGCCTACAAGAAGGGGTGCAAAGGGGTAACCATCTACCGCGACGGCTCCCGCGACATGCAGGTGCTCTCGGTAGGCAAGAAAGAGGAGAAGAAGGACGAGAAGATCGTCCCCATGGAGTCGCACAAGGCCGGCAAGAAGCGTGAGCGGCCCCGGGCCCTCAAGGGCTCCACCTACCAGATGGAGACCGGCTGCGGCCCTCTCTACGTCACCATCAACGAGGACAACCAGGGGCTCTTCGAGCTCTTCACCACCATGGGCAAAGCCGGAGGCTGCGCCGCCAGCCAGTGCGAGGCCATCGGCCGCCTCGTCTCCCTGGCCTGGCGCAGCGGCGTGCAGGCCCGGCAGGCGGTCAAGCAGATGATCGGCATCACCTGCCACAAGCCCGCCGGCTTCGGCGACAACCGCATCACCTCCTGCGCCGACGCCGTGGCCAAGGCGATCCAGATGCACATGTTCCACGAGGAGGACGTCGCCCACACCCAGGCCGGCGGCGCCTGCCCCGAGTGCGGGGGGCCGGTGGAGCATGAGGGTGGATGCTGCGTGTGTCATGCTTGCGGGTATAGTGAGTGTGCTTGA
- a CDS encoding DNA adenine methylase: protein MSSSNPTPYCNDSAPEADGRFIVAEPIPEPDQAKLFDLGFPAKAGDFPQIRFMGSKYRLLPWIHTVLSDLTFESAADAFSGSGCIGYMFKSMGKRVASNDFLNLGTTLAKALIENPGRQLSNGSLEMLLETDKDHERFIEKTFSGIFYTPKDLHFLDQTSWNIRKLTDPHEQAIARAALIRSCAKRQPRGVFTISGDLDHYKDGRRDLKLSLREHFLEQVQVYNAAAFDNGQRNSAHCGDVFDWQLPEPPDLVYMDPPYVPRADDNCYMKRYHFLEGLSCYWEGKTIMPDTKVKKIEKPFTPFSYRKNAIDAFDSMFRKFADSTLVLSYSSNGYPDLAVLHRLMRKYKRTVEVFERAHRYHFGTHQAVKRAQVKEYLIIGV, encoded by the coding sequence ATGTCTTCATCCAATCCCACTCCCTATTGCAATGATTCCGCCCCAGAAGCAGACGGCCGTTTCATCGTGGCGGAACCGATCCCCGAACCGGACCAGGCAAAGCTGTTCGACCTGGGATTTCCCGCCAAGGCGGGAGATTTCCCGCAAATCCGCTTCATGGGGAGCAAATACCGGCTTCTCCCCTGGATTCATACCGTTCTGTCCGACCTGACATTCGAGAGTGCCGCCGATGCCTTTTCGGGCTCCGGCTGTATCGGCTACATGTTCAAGTCCATGGGCAAGCGGGTGGCCTCCAATGACTTCCTCAACCTCGGCACGACTCTGGCCAAGGCCTTGATCGAGAATCCCGGCCGTCAGCTTTCAAATGGAAGCCTGGAAATGCTTCTAGAAACGGACAAGGACCACGAACGATTCATCGAGAAGACTTTCTCGGGAATTTTCTACACGCCGAAGGATCTTCACTTCCTCGATCAAACCTCCTGGAACATCCGGAAATTGACCGACCCTCACGAGCAGGCCATCGCCCGCGCCGCCCTCATACGATCCTGCGCCAAGCGCCAGCCCCGTGGGGTTTTCACCATCTCCGGCGACCTGGATCATTACAAGGACGGCCGGCGCGATTTGAAGCTGAGCCTGCGGGAGCATTTTCTGGAGCAGGTACAGGTTTACAACGCCGCCGCCTTCGACAATGGGCAGCGGAACTCGGCCCATTGCGGCGACGTCTTCGACTGGCAGTTGCCTGAACCGCCGGATCTGGTTTACATGGACCCTCCCTACGTGCCGCGCGCCGACGACAACTGTTACATGAAGCGCTACCACTTCCTGGAGGGGCTTTCCTGCTACTGGGAAGGCAAGACGATCATGCCGGATACGAAGGTGAAGAAGATCGAAAAACCCTTCACTCCCTTCTCCTATCGCAAGAACGCCATCGACGCCTTTGATAGCATGTTCCGCAAATTCGCCGACAGCACTCTTGTCCTCTCCTACTCCTCCAACGGCTATCCCGACCTCGCCGTTCTGCACCGCCTCATGCGCAAGTACAAGCGCACGGTGGAAGTCTTCGAGCGCGCGCATCGCTACCACTTCGGAACCCATCAGGCCGTGAAACGAGCCCAGGTCAAGGAATACCTCATCATCGGAGTCTGA